In the genome of Botrytis cinerea B05.10 chromosome 5, complete sequence, one region contains:
- the Bcpks15 gene encoding Bcpks15 encodes MAPTGQILLFGDVHVDKLSALKTLFSHSQTHPQLRDFLRSACDVIQCQISTLLPAERGVFGRFDDLLELGERYAKEEFPDEMVSYVLITTIQVGDLLLHKSTENNNNTHHLGLCIGLLAASVAAVASDTSEIAKLGTEIIAISLRLGVAIRRRSRCIEDTNKSWGCTLFGLEFWDLEKKLEEFNKNFPKPRWAYAGVSTKSWTTIFGPPSTLENLRTAIDVPNKLLTSAIAAHASHLVQLDIPLILGNSPILGSALPRKSLLVSISTGLPYPAVSLRELLHAIVDDIAHKPMWIDKTVEGLASIISPDRDSEIVLTTLGPCSHAGMVQKILAPFFSAVNISALTGSHEGSDTANSRGISNDIAVIGMSGRFPSAEDVEEFWEVLQAGKTSHETIPPSRFSISDFHDPTGETKNSLITTHGAFLRHPGLFDNKLFNVSPKEALQMDPLQRLLLLCTYEALEKAGYARDSSTSTHPSKIGTYFGQTVDDWKDINAQMGIDTHYLPSLDRAFHPGRVAHYFKWGGGFYSVDTACSSSLTCAHLACEALNNRELDMTIVAGGSLLGAPEIFSGLGKGGFLSATGGCKTFHDDADGYCRGEALGVVVLKRLEDAVRENDNILAVIKGTERNSNAGAASITYPGQEAQEKLFGRLLRKASVDPHDVGFVEMHGTGTQAGDNVEINSVRKVFAQNRGRDNPLNIGAVKATVGHSEAAAGIASLIKSLLILREGSIPTQPDWPFKLNHKFPDLEASNIMIADGKGRLVPRPNGDGKRRIVVNSFDAAGGNTSLLIEDAPRRVSKSPDPRSHHVITVSARTLTSLAANTKRLIQYLKMNPDTTIADLAYTTTARRQHELYRVAFVSESISELSKQLDSSTEPELPPKSGPSLIFVFTGQSSQYTGMGKLLYETSPRFKQTIDTYQSLCDSQDLASFIDIIRGTQDVKNATAAQLQLAIVALEIALAHYWESLGLKPRLVIGHSLGEYAALCIAGVLSISDTLFLVNKRATLMEKQCGPGTSAMLAIALPKDKISEFLKTRLSCAISCLNSPSSTVVSGPTEEIKLLQIELKEKKVQSSFLPTEFGFHSQAMDPILDDFELASKRAHFMKPKIPVASTLTGDVINSEGVFNATYLRRQIREPVKFMKAVRACESEGFISNSDVILEIGPHPVCIGLITQSVSDAQPSCLPSLHRSKDNWKTISEAITAAHIAKLPVIWHEFHADYLNSVRLLDLPTYAFDLKDYWVPYRAQLPAAPQTQAKPTLSTTCLQKLESLNLDDDHVSAIFTSQVSEPHLYKAIRGHVVDDVAICPASVFCDMAYTAAKFVHEQADIEADLANLELVDLNMTHALVVHSKDTEQIVHVSADLNSTQKIISITFSSIGNSSTMAEHGTCRIVVNERNFQEAEWSRMQRLVKSRVSSLENSKTAHHMTKSLIYKLFSTLVDYDKSYHALSEISIEENFEDAAATMVFKQDPELGSFTHSPYIVDALVHLAGLLLNVDPAKPKTDLYIAGNIGRMCIMGDLLKNQQCTAYVTIRERTNKGVCLCDVYVFADTKLVAICTDIKFQRLSRDIFGIMLGKEQSFDSYPGPRKTRSPHKDKEDSASSVDDSSENFWVPTLASDTSSQTSVEALDLSSIFLNTIAAKTGVSILEMEDNSSFEDLGIDSQMSISIIADFRKRTGVELPAAFFSNFPTVIEAKGELDSVSENIPILTSKPMIKQEQRKNLAAKHQISSSPTQAQNNKKSKSTSETVQSTVLFKIVAAELGLDITELTPSTEFAEIGVDSMLSIKILSIFKKKSGTELPAAFFNSNPTIASARDELDGAPSFQSYHIDTSEFQPKLPKSRVILIQGKSHSKATPLFLATDGSGAVTPYIHFPALPHGRKIYALESPFLENPDEYTLSIHEMADIFITAIRTIQPHGPYLIGGWSAGGIYAYEIAHRLAMVGETITGLVIIDTRINVSVPIADVTMEFIERFGIFTGVGRGNLLSGLSLQQKQHLTSTVRALCKYDAVPFPAGRAPRKTHIIWASKGLNDSANPEERDDQITGKAAMRPGSGGKNMSEMELGDFEREFKSWFFGKRSDFGTNGWEELLLKGDIKVHKVDADHFSMVVPPCVKELGSVLLESIEDFARIEAEEE; translated from the exons ATGGCTCCTACAGGCCAAATTCTCCTCTTTGGAGATGTCCACGTTGACAAGCTTTCAGCTCTCAAAACACTTTTCTCTCACTCTCAGACTCACCCACAGCTGAGAGACTTCCTACGATCTGCCTGTGATGTCATACAATGTCAAATTTCCACCTTGCTTCCAGCAGAACGAGGAGTATTTGGGCGCTTCGACGATCTTCTCGAGTTAGGCGAACGATATGCCAAAGAAGAGTTCCCAGATGAGATGGTTAGCTATGttctcatcaccaccatACAAGTTGGTGACCTACTCCTTCACAAATCAACCGAAAATAACAACAATACACATCATCTCGGTCTTTGCATCGGTCTTCTTGCAGCTTCAGTGGCAGCAGTAGCGAGTGATACAAGTGAAATTGCCAAGCTTGGAACTGAAATCATAGCCATAAGTCTGCGACTAGGTGTTGCCATACGCCGGCGATCGCGATGTATCGAAGACACGAACAAATCATGGGGCTGTACGTTGTTTGGTCTTGAGTTCTGGGACCTCGAGAAGAAGTTGGAGGAGTTTAATAAG AATTTCCCAAAGCCAAGATGGGCATACGCAGGCGTATCCACAAAGTCGTGGACCACCATCTTTGGGCCTCCATCTACACTGGAAAATTTACGCACCGCCATTGACGTGCCAAACAAATTACTCACCTCAGCCATTGCGGCTCACGCCTCGCACCTCGTGCAGCTCGATATCCCCTTGATTCTTGGAAATTCGCCTATTCTCGGCTCCGCACTCCCACGCAAATCATTGCTCGTCTCAATAAGCACCGGCTTGCCATATCCAGCAGTATCGCTACGCGAACTTCTCCACGCAATTGTGGACGATATTGCACATAAACCGATGTGGATCGACAAGACAGTCGAGGGTCTTGCTTCGATTATCAGTCCTGATAGGGATTCAGAAATCGTATTAACGACTCTGGGACCGTGTAGCCATGCAGGAATGGTGCAGAAGATATTAGCACCTTTTTTCTCCGCCGTTAACATCAGCGCTCTCACCGGCTCTCATGAAGGCTCAGATACCGCAAATTCACGTGGTATATCGAATGATATCGCCGTGATCGGTATGTCCGGTCGCTTTCCATCTGCGGAAGATGTGGAAGAATTCTGGGAGGTGTTACAAGCCGGAAAGACATCACACGAAACG ATCCCTCCCTCTcgcttctccatctccgaCTTCCATGACCCCACCGGCGAAACCAAAAACTCCCTCATAACTACCCACGGCGCCTTCCTCCGCCACCCCGGCCTTTTCGACAACAAACTTTTCAACGTCTCCCCCAAAGAAGCCCTTCAAATGGACCCTCTACAACGACTCCTCCTTCTCTGCACCTACGAAGCCCTCGAAAAGGCAGGGTATGCACGTGACTCCAGCACCTCTACTCACCCCTCTAAAATTGGCACATATTTTGGCCAAACCGTCGACGACTGGAAAGACATCAATGCCCAGATGGGAATCGATACTCATTACCTGCCCTCTCTAGACCGGGCATTTCATCCCGGCCGAGTAGCGCATTATTTTAAATGGGGCGGAGGCTTTTACAGTGTTGATACGGCCTGTTCGTCTAGTTTGACTTGTGCACATCTCGCCTGTGAAGCTCTCAATAATCGTGAACTAGACATGACAATTGTGGCTGGTGGATCATTGCTTGGGGCCCCAGAAATTTTTTCCGGATTGGGCAAAGGTGGGTTTTTATCTGCGACTGGTGGGTGCAAAACTTTCCACGATGATGCGGATGGGTATTGTCGGGGCGAAGCGCTCGGTGTTGTGGTTTTGAAAAGGTTAGAAGACGCAGTGAGAGAAAATGACAACATTCTTGCTGTGATTAAGGGAACGGAAAGAAACTCGAATGCAGGCGCGGCATCGATTACGTATCCGGGGCAAGAGGCACAGGAAAAATTGTTTGGGAGGCTGTTGAGAAAGGCTAGCGTTGATCCACATGATGTAGGGTTTGTGGAAATGCATGGGACAGGGACGCAGGCGGGGGATAATGTCGAGATTAATTCTGTGAGGAAGGTGTTTGCGCAGAATCGGGGCAGGGATAATCCGCTGAATATTGGGGCTGTAAAGGCGACTGTTGGACATAGTGAAGCAGCGGCGGGAATTGCTTCACTCATTAAATCATTGTTGATTCTGAGAGAAGGAAGTATTCCAACGCAGCCTGATTGGCCCTTCAAGCTTAATCACAAGTTCCCTGATTTGGAAGCGTCGAATATCATGATTGCAGATGGTAAGGGACGACTGGTGCCAAGACCGAATGGTGACGGCAAGAGAAGAATCGTGGTTAATTCTTTCGATGCTGCGGGGGGTAATACTAGTCTCCTAATTGAAGACGCACCTCGAAGGGTGTCGAAGAGTCCTGATCCACGATCCCATCACGTCATCACAGTTTCGGCTCGTACCTTAACCTCCCTCGCAGCAAACACGAAGCGCCTAATACAGTACCTAAAAATGAACCCAGATACTACGATAGCTGATTTGGCTTATACAACAACTGCTCGTCGCCAACATGAGCTCTACCGAGTAGCATTTGTAAGCGAGTCAATTAGCGAACTATCGAAGCAACTCGATTCAAGCACAGAGCCAGAACTACCACCAAAGTCCGGCCCATCACTTATATTCGTATTCACAGGCCAAAGCTCGCAATACACTGGAATGGGCAAGTTACTATATGAAACTTCACCAAGATTCAAGCAAACTATCGATACGTACCAATCTCTCTGTGACAGTCAAGACCTTGCTTCCTTTATTGACATCATACGCGGAACGCAAGATGTGAAAAATGCAACAGCTGCTCAACTTCAACTAGCTATTGTCGCATTAGAAATTGCTTTGGCCCATTACTGGGAGTCTCTCGGCCTCAAACCACGTTTGGTAATCGGACATAGTCTTGGCGAATACGCCGCGCTGTGCATTGCTGGTGTGTTATCCATCAGTGATACTCTGTTTCTAGTAAACAAGCGAGCCACATTGATGGAGAAGCAATGTGGACCTGGGACTTCTGCTATGCTAGCTATTGCATTACCGAAAGACAAAATCTCGGAATTTTTGAAGACTCGGCTATCCTGTGCAATATCCTGTTTGAATAGTCCTTCTAGCACGGTTGTAAGTGGCCCAACAGAGGAGATAAAATTGCTCCAAATTGAGCTCAAGGAGAAAAAAGTCCAATCCTCATTCCTTCCAACTGAATTCGGATTTCATTCTCAGGCAATGGATCCTATTCTCGATGATTTCGAGCTGGCATCGAAGAGAGCACACTTCATGAAACCTAAAATTCCAGTCGCTTCAACTTTGACTGGTGATGTGATTAATTCTGAAGGAGTATTCAATGCTACTTATCTGCGACGGCAAATTCGCGAACCAGTCAAATTTATGAAAGCAGTACGAGCATGTGAGTCAGAGGGATTTATCAGCAATAGCGACGTCATTCTAGAAATAGGTCCACATCCAGTGTGTATCGGACTTATCACACAGAGTGTATCAGATGCACAACCTAGTTGTCTCCCATCACTGCATCGCAGCAAAGATAACTGGAAAACAATTTCAGAGGCCATTACTGCTGCACATATTGCCAAGCTTCCTGTAATTTGGCATGAATTCCACGCCGATTATCTTAATAGCGTcagattattagatttaccAACATATGCTTTCGACTTGAAGGACTACTGGGTACCATACCGAGCGCAATTACCAGCAGCTCCTCAAACCCAAGCTAAGCCTACTCTCTCAACAACATGTCTGCAGAAATTAGAATCTCTAAATCTCGATGACGATCACGTATCAGCTATCTTCACATCTCAGGTCTCTGAGCCACATCTCTACAAAGCCATTCGTGGCCACGTTGTAGATGACGTTGCAATATGTCCCGCTAGCGTGTTCTGCGATATGGCATATACAGCTGCCAAATTTGTTCACGAGCAAGCTGATATCGAAGCAGATTTAGCTAATTTGGAGCTGGTTGATCTTAATATGACGCATGCGCTTGTTGTTCATTCGAAAGATACGGAACAAATAGTTCATGTTTCTGCCGATCTTAACTCCACGCAAAAGATCATCTCCATTACTTTTAGCTCTATTGGAAACTCGAGCACTATGGCAGAACATGGTACATGTCGTATTGTTGTCAACGAAAGAAATTTCCAGGAAGCGGAATGGTCACGGATGCAACGGCTCGTCAAAAGTCGGGTTAGCAGTTTAGAGAACTCTAAAACCGCACACCACATGACTAAATCCCTGATCTACAAGCTCTTCTCAACCCTAGTTGACTACGATAAATCTTACCACGCATTATCAGAAATCTCCATCGAAGAAAACTTCGAGGATGCCGCAGCCACCATGGTTTTCAAACAGGATCCAGAACTAGGCTCATTCACGCACAGTCCGTACATTGTAGATGCACTCGTACATCTCGCAGGACTGTTGCTAAATGTCGATCCCGCGAAACCGAAAACAGACCTGTATATTGCAGGAAATATCGGACGCATGTGCATCATGGGCGATTTGTTAAAAAACCAACAGTGCACAGCCTATGTGACGATCCGAGAAAGAACCAACAAAGGCGTTTGTTTGTGCGACGTGTATGTCTTTGCAGACACGAAACTCGTGGCAATATGCACCGATATCAAGTTCCAGCGATTAAGCAGAGATATATTTGGCATAATGCTGGGGAAAGAACAATCATTTGATTCTTACCCAGGTCCTCGCAAAACTCGATCCCCGCACAAGGACAAGGAAGATTCCGCTTCTTCAGTAGATGATTCGTCGGAAAATTTTTGGGTTCCGACGCTAGCATCAGATACTAGCTCGCAAACCTCAGTTGAGGCTCTCGATctatcttccatcttccttaATACTATCGCTGCAAAAACAGGAGTTAGTATATTAGAGATGGAAGATAATTCCAGCTTTGAGGATTTGGGAATAGATTCACAAATGAGCATTTCTATCATTGCAGATTTTAGAAAAAGAACTGGGGTTGAGCTCCCCGCCGCATTTTTCTCGAATTTTCCCACTGTGATAGAAGCGAAGGGGGAGCTTGACAGTGTCTCTGAGAACATACCAATACTAACGTCAAAACCAATGATCAAACAAGAACAGCGAAAGAATCTAGCAGCTAAGCACCAAATATCATCCAGCCCAACGCAAGCTCAGaacaacaagaaatcaaaaagcaCATCTGAGACTGTTCAAAGTACtgttttattcaaaatcgtTGCAGCAGAATTGGGACTAGATATTACCGAGTTAACACCTAGTACTGAATTTGCTGAAATAGGAGTTGATTCCATGCTCAGTATCAAAATCCTCTCAatcttcaaaaagaaatcggGAACCGAACTCCCAGCAGCATTCTTCAACAGCAATCCTACCATCGCCTCAGCACGAGACGAACTCGACGGAGCCCCCTCATTCCAATCATACCACATTGACACCTCAGAATTCCAACCCAAACTCCCCAAATCCCGTGTAATCCTCATCCAAGGCAAATCCCACTCCAAAGCCACCCCCCTTTTCCTCGCTACCGACGGCTCCGGCGCGGTAACACCCTACATCCACTTCCCCGCTCTCCCTCACGGCCGTAAGATCTACGCCCTGGAATCGCCATTCCTAGAAAATCCAGACGAATACACTCTTTCCATCCACGAGATGGCcgatatcttcatcaccGCGATCCGCACCATCCAGCCCCACGGTCCATACTTAATCGGTGGCTGGTCCGCAGGCGGTATCTACGCATATGAAATTGCACATCGCTTAGCCATGGTCGGGGAGACAATCACCGGACTCGTAATAATAGATACACGTATCAATGTCTCTGTTCCCATAGCAGATGTAACCATGGAATTTATCGAGCGTTTCGGGATATTCACCGGTGTGGGGCGCGGAAACCTCTTATCGGGATTATCGTTGCAGCAAAAACAGCACCTGACATCCACCGTTCGCGCTCTCTGTAAATACGATGCTGTGCCTTTTCCGGCTGGGAGAGCACCGCGCAAAACACATATTATTTGGGCGAGTAAGGGGCTGAATGATAGTGCGAATCCGGAGGAGAGGGACGATCAGATTACGGGAAAGGCGGCAATGAGGCCGGGGAGCGGGGGGAAGAATATGAGTGAGATGGAGCTGGGGGATTTTGAGAGGGAGTTTAAGAGTTGGTTTTTTGGGAAGAGGAGCGATTTTGGGACGAATGGGTGGGAGGAGTTGTTGTTGAAGGGGGATATTAAGGTTCATAAGGTTGATGCTG ATCATTTTTCGATGGTTGTGCCGCCTTGTGTGAAGGAGTTGGGCTCGGTGTTGCTGGAGagcattgaagattttgcgAGAATTGAGGCGGAGGAAGAATAG